Proteins encoded together in one Nostoc sp. PCC 7524 window:
- the guaA gene encoding glutamine-hydrolyzing GMP synthase, whose protein sequence is MNTVVTLPTEQAPQAVEEFGRLERQIIVILDFGSQYSELIARRIRETQVYSEVLSYRTTAEQLRKLSPKGIILSGGPNSVYTDGAPQCDPEIWNLGVPMLGVCYGMQLMVNQLGGEVAQADRGEYGKAALYIDDPTDLLTNVEDGTTMWMSHGDSVTKMPPGFELLAHTENTPCAAIADHDKKLYGVQFHPEVVHSIGGLALIRNFVYHICECEPTWTTAAFVEEAIREIRAKVGDKRVLLALSGGVDSSTLAFLLHKAIGDQLTCVFIDQGFMRKYEPERLVKLFQEQFHIPVEYVNARDRFLAMMAGVTDPEEKRRRIGHEFIQVFEETSKNLGPFDYLAQGTLYPDVIESADTNVDPQTGERVAVKIKSHHNVGGLPKDLRFKLVEPLRKLFKDEVRKVGRSIGLPEEIVQRQPFPGPGLAIRILGEVTAERLNILRDADLIVRQEINQRGLYHEYWQAFAVLLPIRSVGVMGDQRTYAYPIVLRIVKSEDGMTADWARVPYDVLEVISNRIVNEVKGVNRVVFDITSKPPGTIEWE, encoded by the coding sequence ATGAATACAGTGGTGACTCTACCAACCGAACAAGCCCCGCAAGCAGTAGAAGAGTTTGGGCGGCTTGAGCGTCAAATCATCGTCATTTTAGACTTTGGCTCTCAATATTCTGAACTGATTGCTCGCCGTATCCGCGAGACTCAAGTATACTCGGAAGTTCTTTCTTATCGCACTACCGCAGAGCAATTACGCAAACTGAGTCCTAAAGGCATTATCCTTTCTGGCGGTCCCAACTCAGTTTATACTGATGGCGCTCCCCAATGTGACCCAGAAATTTGGAATTTGGGAGTTCCCATGTTAGGTGTATGCTACGGTATGCAGCTAATGGTGAACCAACTCGGCGGGGAAGTAGCACAAGCTGACCGAGGTGAATACGGCAAAGCAGCACTATATATAGATGATCCGACAGACTTACTCACTAACGTCGAAGATGGCACGACTATGTGGATGAGTCACGGTGATTCTGTCACCAAAATGCCACCAGGATTTGAATTGCTAGCCCATACAGAAAATACCCCCTGTGCTGCCATTGCTGACCACGACAAAAAGCTGTATGGTGTACAGTTCCACCCCGAAGTAGTACATTCCATCGGTGGTTTAGCCCTAATTCGCAACTTTGTTTATCATATTTGCGAGTGTGAACCCACCTGGACAACAGCCGCCTTTGTGGAAGAAGCAATTCGGGAGATTCGCGCCAAAGTTGGGGATAAGCGCGTACTTTTGGCTTTGTCTGGCGGAGTAGATTCTTCTACCCTAGCCTTCTTGCTACACAAGGCGATTGGTGATCAGCTAACCTGTGTGTTTATTGACCAAGGCTTTATGCGTAAGTATGAGCCGGAACGGTTAGTGAAGTTGTTCCAAGAACAGTTTCACATTCCCGTAGAGTATGTTAACGCCCGCGATCGCTTCCTGGCAATGATGGCTGGAGTCACAGACCCCGAAGAAAAGCGCCGTCGCATCGGGCATGAATTCATCCAGGTATTTGAAGAAACATCTAAAAATCTTGGACCTTTTGACTATCTAGCTCAAGGTACTCTATATCCAGACGTAATTGAATCTGCTGATACCAATGTTGATCCTCAAACTGGGGAACGGGTAGCAGTGAAAATTAAGAGCCATCATAATGTCGGTGGTTTGCCTAAAGACTTAAGATTCAAATTGGTCGAACCCCTGCGGAAATTATTTAAAGATGAAGTCCGCAAAGTGGGACGTTCCATTGGTTTACCAGAAGAGATTGTCCAACGGCAACCATTCCCCGGCCCTGGTTTAGCAATTCGCATCTTGGGTGAAGTCACCGCCGAACGGTTGAACATTCTGCGCGATGCTGATTTGATTGTACGGCAAGAAATCAACCAACGCGGTTTGTATCATGAATACTGGCAAGCGTTTGCTGTCTTGTTGCCGATTCGCAGTGTAGGCGTAATGGGTGATCAACGCACCTATGCTTACCCGATTGTGCTGCGAATTGTCAAGAGCGAAGATGGTATGACAGCCGATTGGGCGCGTGTACCTTACGATGTGCTGGAAGTGATTTCCAACCGCATTGTTAATGAGGTGAAAGGCGTGAATCGCGTGGTGTTCGATATTACCTCTAAGCCACCTGGAACCATCGAGTGGGAATAA
- a CDS encoding nucleotidyltransferase family protein, translating into MGIDEILKAYRNDIFRIAAQYGAYNIRVFGSVARGEARPDSDVDFLVELEPQRTLLDQIALMQSLEELLGRKVDVTEPETLHEYIKEKVLKEAVVL; encoded by the coding sequence ATGGGAATTGATGAAATACTAAAAGCCTATCGGAATGACATTTTCAGGATTGCCGCTCAGTACGGTGCGTATAATATACGGGTGTTTGGCTCAGTGGCTAGGGGCGAAGCAAGGCCAGACAGTGATGTAGATTTTTTGGTGGAACTTGAACCACAAAGAACTTTATTAGACCAAATTGCTTTGATGCAATCATTAGAAGAGTTGTTGGGACGCAAGGTAGATGTAACTGAACCAGAGACTCTGCATGAGTACATCAAAGAAAAAGTATTAAAGGAAGCAGTGGTTCTATGA